Proteins from a genomic interval of Caldicellulosiruptor diazotrophicus:
- a CDS encoding NHL repeat-containing protein yields the protein MKNFKKIITYLTVCSLVLLSILSFSTGKSKALGSGEEKDKLWFSNFEKVVSIPVSEKGIEYVSDMTGTGGPDAFDVKGDKVYVVDNAHHRLLIYNKISGEYVEEVKLPESIIWVSDISVDEKGDLYLLGGSYNGNYLVMITNGKIRISSLPDTQQRGSCITISGFGSDENGPYVVYADLKETRTLKFGNGTDKTNSLDAGKPESVTVVEEKKGSLARDKAIWKLNIQGMKRLGGQVITPNGEVVTVSFPSQYHLGTNSYVGTIGNIVYWKLEDGKSYAIVGYNKKTGEIDRAIKISLDVYSAIPKKGFLIEGNDVYVLIPSQENVYVLKVAYWQSADEFIKELEGNHDNLKNSSGGNLNEHAKNLATIDGEKKITSSVVTVPRSQMISTAQSYQWHQWYCSIVNYDGSNLSASNRQYWQRPCFITNYNTNYYQVPYCWGGFSSLSGFDNEIQQGYAAGNVNTNAPGYIGGTTGVDCSGFVCRCWGLSRHYHTSEFPNIARQLNSYYEL from the coding sequence ATGAAAAATTTCAAAAAAATAATAACTTATTTGACAGTTTGCAGTCTGGTTCTATTATCGATTTTATCTTTTTCAACTGGCAAAAGCAAAGCACTTGGGAGTGGAGAAGAAAAAGACAAACTATGGTTTTCAAACTTTGAAAAAGTTGTTAGTATTCCAGTGTCTGAAAAAGGGATTGAATATGTTTCTGACATGACTGGGACAGGGGGACCAGATGCTTTTGATGTCAAAGGTGATAAAGTATATGTTGTTGATAATGCGCATCACAGACTTTTAATTTACAACAAGATTTCCGGTGAATATGTTGAAGAAGTTAAGCTTCCTGAAAGTATAATATGGGTGTCTGATATATCAGTTGATGAGAAAGGAGATTTATATTTATTGGGTGGAAGTTATAATGGAAACTATCTTGTAATGATAACAAATGGCAAAATTAGAATTAGTAGCTTGCCGGATACACAGCAAAGAGGTAGTTGTATAACAATTTCAGGTTTTGGTTCTGACGAAAATGGACCATATGTTGTATATGCAGATTTGAAAGAAACAAGAACATTGAAATTTGGGAATGGAACAGACAAGACAAATAGCTTGGATGCAGGAAAACCAGAGAGTGTTACAGTTGTTGAAGAGAAAAAAGGCTCTTTAGCACGTGACAAAGCTATATGGAAACTCAATATTCAAGGTATGAAACGTTTAGGTGGTCAGGTTATAACACCAAATGGAGAGGTCGTGACTGTTTCTTTTCCTTCACAATATCATTTAGGAACAAATAGTTATGTAGGAACAATTGGCAATATAGTATATTGGAAACTAGAAGATGGCAAAAGCTATGCAATTGTAGGTTATAATAAAAAAACTGGGGAGATAGATAGAGCCATTAAAATATCTTTAGATGTTTATAGTGCTATTCCTAAAAAGGGCTTTTTAATAGAAGGCAATGATGTTTATGTTTTAATACCATCTCAAGAAAATGTCTATGTACTTAAAGTAGCTTATTGGCAGTCAGCTGATGAATTCATAAAAGAATTAGAAGGAAATCATGATAATTTAAAAAATTCGTCAGGAGGAAATTTAAATGAACATGCGAAAAACTTAGCTACAATTGATGGAGAGAAAAAAATTACTTCTTCTGTTGTAACAGTACCAAGGTCTCAAATGATTTCAACAGCACAGAGCTATCAATGGCACCAGTGGTACTGCAGCATAGTAAATTATGATGGTTCTAATTTGAGTGCAAGCAATCGACAATATTGGCAAAGACCTTGCTTTATAACTAATTATAATACAAATTATTATCAAGTTCCTTATTGCTGGGGCGGTTTTAGTTCATTATCTGGTTTTGACAATGAAATTCAACAAGGATATGCAGCTGGAAATGTTAATACAAACGCACCCGGTTATATAGGTGGAACAACGGGTGTTGACTGTTCTGGATTTGTATGCAGATGTTGGGGGTTATCAAGGCATTATCATACTTCAGAATTCCCCAACATAGCTAGACAATTAAATAGTTATTATGAATTATAG
- the aroB gene encoding 3-dehydroquinate synthase encodes MEDRIYLNLKREEKNIPIVFVEEVEKIGEHIAYFNYSNLVIFTDKMVYRLYKGFIDSLKPAYLYLFDEGEESKSIESYLKAIDYLLDSNVDRRALFVAIGGGVVGDVVGFVASTYKRGVRLIHVPTTLLSMVDSSIGGKTGIDYKSYKNQIGTFYQPEMIIICPKFLETLPRREILSGLGEIIKYGFTLDKSILIKKDKFENDVFKIFQDKILAMQLIKKSINCKVKVVEKDEKESLLREVLNFGHTVGHALETYYNYYFSHGIFVILGMIAEMILSNMIFNFDLSNVDLLIRIFEKNSIKLPQRFEKSQIISIMKYDKKNINASIRMVLLKDVCDYVLGYEVNEDILYEALDRFEKIVLS; translated from the coding sequence ATGGAAGATAGGATTTACTTAAATTTGAAAAGGGAAGAAAAAAACATTCCTATTGTTTTTGTTGAGGAAGTTGAAAAAATTGGAGAACATATTGCATATTTTAACTACTCAAATCTTGTAATATTTACTGACAAGATGGTCTACAGACTCTACAAAGGTTTTATTGATAGCCTTAAACCTGCTTACCTTTACCTTTTTGATGAAGGTGAGGAGTCAAAGTCAATAGAGTCTTACCTGAAAGCCATTGATTATCTTTTGGATAGCAATGTAGACAGAAGAGCATTGTTTGTTGCAATTGGTGGAGGGGTTGTTGGTGATGTAGTAGGGTTTGTAGCATCTACATATAAACGTGGTGTGAGGCTCATTCACGTTCCAACAACTCTTCTTTCAATGGTTGATAGTAGTATTGGCGGAAAAACAGGAATTGATTATAAATCTTATAAGAACCAGATTGGAACATTTTATCAGCCTGAAATGATAATCATATGTCCTAAGTTTTTAGAAACATTGCCAAGAAGAGAGATTTTATCTGGTTTAGGTGAAATAATAAAATATGGTTTCACTTTAGATAAGAGTATATTGATTAAAAAAGATAAATTTGAAAACGACGTTTTTAAGATTTTTCAAGATAAAATACTTGCTATGCAGTTGATAAAGAAATCTATTAACTGTAAAGTTAAAGTTGTTGAAAAGGATGAAAAGGAATCACTTTTGAGAGAAGTTCTGAATTTTGGCCATACTGTAGGCCATGCATTAGAGACGTATTACAATTACTATTTTTCTCATGGGATATTTGTTATTTTGGGAATGATTGCTGAGATGATACTTTCGAATATGATATTTAATTTTGATTTGTCAAACGTAGATCTTTTAATAAGAATTTTTGAGAAGAATAGTATAAAACTTCCTCAAAGATTTGAGAAGAGCCAAATTATCTCAATTATGAAATATGACAAGAAGAATATTAATGCTTCTATAAGAATGGTTTTATTAAAAGATGTATGTGATTATGTTTTAGGTTACGAAGTTAATGAAGATATTTTATATGAGGCACTTGATAGGTTCGAAAAAATTGTTTTATCTTAA
- a CDS encoding amidase domain-containing protein, with the protein MRKIVLILLCFILIIPNSIAYANLYFLKNSEEDNIKNIIESFYNTQYDAYLQMEYKDITPYLDMTKIQNQNKVIALKNLTARRKYIYQKGYCYIEKRRFPLKFNYKAIDINGNQASVILEIKLDGQNAYPPFICGCENIFKLIKMEDGWKITEHDYEDLSFYEISKEKLIREFQPKELAEMIDQEFSPDLKKEYKNFSDVELKNNVGILSLPAVNHYYSTSRAVEYANKYVFNRNTKFYDATAGGGDCTNFASQVLWYGFGANDTMNDILNKVMMVPGSYEEGWYAGPGGGSRNWESVEAFWTYMTSFKSIDTPGPRVVVVDSVNSLDNGGIMQIDYYNDGRFDHTAILVDKITRKFAQHTENCYCYYSDYVGNKRFFNPYYFREIE; encoded by the coding sequence ATGAGAAAAATTGTATTGATTTTATTATGCTTCATTCTAATAATACCAAATTCCATTGCCTATGCAAACTTATATTTTTTAAAAAACTCTGAAGAAGATAACATAAAAAACATTATCGAATCTTTTTACAATACTCAGTACGATGCATATTTACAAATGGAATATAAGGATATAACACCTTACCTTGATATGACTAAAATACAAAATCAAAACAAAGTAATAGCTCTGAAAAATTTAACAGCAAGAAGAAAGTATATTTATCAAAAAGGTTACTGTTACATCGAAAAGAGACGATTTCCATTAAAGTTCAATTACAAAGCAATTGATATAAACGGTAATCAAGCAAGCGTCATATTAGAAATAAAATTAGATGGACAGAATGCATATCCACCTTTTATTTGTGGTTGCGAAAATATATTTAAGTTAATAAAAATGGAAGATGGCTGGAAAATTACAGAACATGATTATGAAGATCTAAGTTTCTATGAAATTTCAAAAGAAAAATTAATAAGAGAATTTCAACCGAAAGAATTAGCTGAAATGATTGATCAAGAATTTTCTCCTGATTTGAAAAAAGAATATAAAAACTTCAGTGATGTTGAATTGAAAAACAATGTTGGAATTCTCAGTTTGCCAGCAGTAAATCATTATTATAGTACATCAAGGGCTGTTGAATATGCAAACAAATATGTATTTAACCGTAATACCAAGTTTTATGATGCAACCGCTGGAGGAGGAGATTGCACAAACTTTGCATCTCAGGTTTTATGGTATGGATTTGGAGCAAATGATACTATGAATGATATATTAAACAAAGTGATGATGGTTCCTGGTTCATATGAAGAAGGGTGGTATGCAGGTCCTGGTGGAGGCTCACGAAATTGGGAGAGTGTTGAAGCTTTCTGGACTTATATGACAAGCTTTAAGTCCATTGATACACCTGGACCACGCGTAGTTGTAGTAGACAGTGTAAATTCATTAGATAATGGAGGAATAATGCAAATTGATTATTATAACGATGGGAGATTTGATCATACTGCAATTCTTGTAGACAAAATTACACGGAAATTTGCACAACATACTGAAAATTGTTATTGCTATTATTCTGATTATGTAGGTAATAAAAGATTTTTTAATCCATATTATTTTAGAGAAATAGAATAA
- a CDS encoding C39 family peptidase codes for MSQILINSTIISLNPVSELQKNDYYCGPAAANNCLKASNIYYKRSNPSIAVSQDNLAQDLGTTTDGTPFDSRWERVMRDWSGIVHVIKWSPSEIELWNYVTSDILFGYGVIADIHMVAGSYHLPGYDRQKEYWHYIALIGYDPVNHQIYYSDSSKYNNGCKLTDNYSEFVKLCKDRGIVW; via the coding sequence ATGTCTCAAATATTAATAAATTCGACAATTATATCGCTAAATCCTGTTTCAGAGTTGCAAAAGAATGATTATTATTGTGGACCAGCTGCAGCCAACAATTGTCTTAAAGCTTCTAACATATATTATAAAAGAAGTAATCCGTCGATTGCTGTATCTCAAGATAATTTGGCTCAAGATTTGGGAACAACAACGGATGGTACACCATTTGACTCCCGCTGGGAAAGAGTTATGAGAGATTGGTCAGGTATTGTGCATGTAATAAAATGGTCTCCTTCAGAAATAGAATTATGGAATTACGTAACAAGTGATATTCTATTTGGATATGGTGTTATTGCTGATATTCATATGGTTGCAGGTAGCTATCATCTACCTGGTTATGATAGACAAAAAGAATATTGGCATTATATTGCATTAATTGGTTATGACCCAGTAAATCATCAAATTTATTATTCAGATTCCTCTAAATACAATAACGGTTGTAAATTGACTGATAATTATAGCGAATTCGTTAAGTTATGCAAAGACAGAGGTATTGTCTGGTAA
- a CDS encoding BlaI/MecI/CopY family transcriptional regulator, which translates to MNKDLLMPSEAELEVMKVLWEEGKPLSAPEIVQRLKEKDIKWEKSTIYTLIDRLVKKKAIKQEKKDKLYHYSPSISKEEYAKIETARVLNKLFNGSVKDLIAALVESGNLKKEELEEIKKLLGKEE; encoded by the coding sequence ATGAACAAAGATTTATTAATGCCATCAGAAGCTGAGTTAGAGGTTATGAAAGTTTTATGGGAAGAAGGAAAGCCCCTGAGTGCACCAGAGATAGTGCAAAGGTTAAAAGAAAAAGACATCAAATGGGAAAAATCAACTATCTACACCTTGATTGACAGGCTTGTAAAAAAGAAAGCGATAAAGCAAGAGAAAAAGGATAAACTTTACCACTACAGTCCTTCTATTAGCAAAGAGGAATACGCAAAGATAGAAACAGCAAGGGTATTGAATAAGCTATTTAATGGCTCTGTAAAAGATTTAATAGCAGCATTAGTTGAAAGTGGAAACTTAAAAAAAGAAGAGCTTGAGGAGATTAAGAAGTTATTAGGAAAAGAGGAGTAG
- a CDS encoding M56 family metallopeptidase, producing MNIEVIFKWILVMTVGGSIAVLIFAILSKIFKEHLSARAMYYIWMIGLFCFTIPWNVLIKFCKKDSKVLNQSIILGNSSHMTSKLNNNNALNLQLTENTAQGGALTALPYKNISYFNPEKFVEFIGYVWFVGAIVFFAWFLIRYIWFKMILTRSSRECSNEYCRRMIERYCNLRKIPKKIKILESDIIQTPMLIGIITPILVIPTKDIVREDLRLIIRHELVHFKRKDVLVKWLSKLINALHWFNPLVYFAVLKLNRECEYSCDEEVIRKLKKDGKRRYAEVLYNTLLVSIGSGAGAAFGLVGRKESIVERFRFIMSWKVRKMSKGAKVFVVVLVSTTIFLSAFVQIWAKDILSFDSDEIEAIKSTIEGFYETQYKAYLQMEYIDITPYLDMSKIQNHNKVVALKMLVFRRKYIDEKKYCYVEKRHFPYELHYKNIELDGNKAKVVIDLEIKLKEAYPPFISYGENIFELEKQDGTWKLTKHIYDKWALMHYEFSTDQKLPESDYEQIKKQIDREFGIK from the coding sequence ATGAATATAGAAGTTATATTCAAATGGATTTTAGTAATGACAGTAGGTGGTAGCATAGCTGTTTTGATATTTGCTATTTTGAGCAAAATCTTTAAAGAGCATTTGAGCGCAAGAGCAATGTATTATATTTGGATGATAGGGCTTTTTTGTTTTACCATTCCATGGAATGTATTGATTAAATTTTGTAAGAAAGATAGTAAAGTACTAAATCAGAGTATTATATTAGGCAACAGCAGTCATATGACCTCAAAATTAAATAACAACAATGCATTGAACTTACAACTAACAGAAAATACAGCACAAGGTGGGGCTTTAACTGCCCTGCCTTATAAAAATATTAGTTATTTTAACCCTGAAAAATTTGTAGAATTTATTGGTTATGTTTGGTTTGTAGGTGCCATAGTATTTTTTGCATGGTTTTTGATAAGGTATATTTGGTTTAAAATGATACTTACAAGAAGTTCTCGAGAATGTTCAAATGAATATTGCAGGAGAATGATTGAAAGGTATTGCAATTTAAGAAAAATTCCAAAAAAGATAAAGATATTAGAAAGTGATATTATACAAACACCTATGCTAATCGGAATAATTACTCCGATCCTAGTAATACCTACAAAGGACATAGTAAGAGAAGATTTAAGATTAATTATAAGACATGAACTTGTACACTTCAAGAGAAAAGATGTACTTGTTAAATGGCTAAGCAAATTAATAAATGCACTTCATTGGTTTAACCCCTTGGTATATTTTGCTGTTTTAAAGCTAAATAGAGAATGTGAATATTCATGTGACGAAGAAGTAATAAGAAAGCTTAAGAAGGATGGCAAAAGAAGGTATGCAGAGGTACTTTATAACACACTTTTGGTGAGTATAGGCAGTGGAGCCGGCGCGGCATTTGGTCTGGTAGGTAGAAAAGAAAGCATTGTTGAGAGATTTAGGTTTATTATGAGTTGGAAGGTAAGGAAAATGAGCAAAGGTGCTAAGGTTTTTGTTGTGGTGTTAGTATCAACAACAATATTCTTAAGTGCATTTGTTCAAATATGGGCAAAAGATATTTTGAGTTTTGATAGCGATGAGATAGAGGCAATCAAATCAACTATAGAAGGATTTTATGAAACACAGTACAAAGCTTATCTTCAAATGGAGTATATAGATATAACACCGTACTTGGATATGTCAAAGATACAGAATCATAATAAAGTTGTTGCATTAAAAATGTTAGTATTCAGAAGAAAATATATAGACGAAAAAAAGTACTGTTATGTTGAGAAGAGACATTTTCCATATGAACTTCATTATAAGAACATAGAGCTTGATGGCAACAAAGCCAAGGTAGTTATTGACTTAGAGATAAAACTAAAAGAAGCATATCCGCCGTTTATTTCATATGGAGAAAATATTTTTGAATTAGAAAAGCAGGATGGGACATGGAAATTAACAAAGCATATCTATGACAAATGGGCCTTAATGCATTATGAATTCTCTACTGACCAAAAATTACCAGAATCTGATTATGAGCAGATAAAAAAGCAAATAGATAGGGAGTTTGGAATTAAGTAA